Proteins encoded within one genomic window of Malaclemys terrapin pileata isolate rMalTer1 chromosome 22, rMalTer1.hap1, whole genome shotgun sequence:
- the AHDC1 gene encoding transcription factor Gibbin isoform X3, which produces MNMLSLKVAGGAEGSMNLSGSKDSAPVEEKNLPRRAASEGLGAPQPADGSSLACQPIGLENGASPPAEWFQRAQGSGLRQPDSEAEGGERNFKVNLHCKHSRPRELKCNSRSSKAEGPCIGFPDTHVSNCSTKRHPGEEEFRMRVKPPGPVVTSGAIRSSPDYVREPKFYQAGHPGQRPAACPAEKALSCSVLSFPEGSCPALGREHQSSSLLHGDPADRSQSLHALGPTKGEDFSSANALGCASDPRILVGGLDETAIHDRAPKTFSNATLASGRCNVDNIVSLLKSKCGNGRINLHPVVQLIDIMKDLNRLSEDLKNSGVHLDCGSLRLTNHPAPGEESRTPASTGDRDLQYSFFSSATLANSIRSPEERVGQCNAKPEPLRQTHSALSEEEMEGGRESPQLPGCQSSAAPALKPPSNPDEASCSEPDTTDYSELADADILSELASLGCPGAQLLETQSLEPQPQLLSAQELDSQSQLLDSQSLESQPRLLDAQTLEPLPESLELQSLEPLPESLGLQSLEPLSESLELQSLEPLSESLELQALEPLSEPLGLQGLDTLPESLDPQLLDSQAQLLDPEAQLLDPPSLGPLPKLLEPQPQLLVAEPLGSHALQPRLGSCRLGEVMKRGSCAGRGAGRGGDDHRKYALRRTDKPKMLGRRRRAGRGRRAEVSAESRVLPLAVPAEVATGPAEPSVSILLAAPIPEADDVQKAALQAKKGKCRGVRKMVVKMAKIPVSLGRRNKTTYKVSSLSSNLSVEGKELTARTSMEPTPLLKMKNNGRNVVVVFPPGEMPIILKRKRGRPPKNLLLGPGKPKEPTPEVKKRRRRKQKLASPQPSYIADTNDSKADYSDVLAKLAFLNRQSQCSGRCSPPRCWTPSEPESIHQAPDTQSISHFLHRVQGFRRRGGKAGGFGGRGGGHAARSSRCSFSDFFEGIGKKKKAPAAVHADPVHPRKRGRPEPDPVGKPKRKRRARKNGVLFPEQNPSQNFSDGTSEWAGDKGSPWAPHHGHLSSQASRNCSYQGAESRAFHSSALESSSSSRAGFFTGSNPSSQTEVNQERHNLFTGYFRSLLDSDDSSDLLDFALSASRSESRKSSATYTAPPNTMPSQRGLASYSGRSAKVTPPAAATTEAPFHAVMPSRQSFSHSRAAGYGVSQAASDCRGADAFQKLVPPSAVSRSPTTHPTATASYAQYGSYGSGQSVTPSSVFQPGKQYPAAQDCPSNKDCSFAYGSGNSLPSSPSSAHSAGYAQQTVGPSLPLSKASFFTSSEPGQFSSSSHTPLRCDSRASTVSPGGYMVPKGSASFQPSSENCRQFPSAAQWTFRQGYGGLDWSSEAFSQLYNPGFECHINEPNVILDISNYTPQKAKQQTVSETFSESSSDSTQFNQPAGYRRANSEASSSEGQSSLSSLEKLMMDWNEASSAPGYNWNQSVLFQSSSKPGRGRRKKVDMFDASHLNFSSSSSSSSVYPSKRSTGPRQPRGSRGACASKKERGTGKAKFPTKAQQVNALFQESTDLGLDYYSGDSSMSPLPSQSRGFGLGEREPGDYAGPYSMNPSTPSDGTFVQGFQSDSPGLGQTDLESKHFPALPHQLAAPAQQTVFEASLQKVFSPNCSPTLAFKEDLRPSDIRKLPACESLKHSMPGSGLAHPAHMACRDLPMPQPLYDSPSCKNPSYWYSPNSSTRSPPYENKPGASLLVDFMGRADASCLNPHLSNPSKGEKEPLEMARAHHRGAYACPLMNDLNISPVPRDSMLQLQDNYRANLASTFSGTLFKFCI; this is translated from the exons ATGGGAGCTCCCTCGCCTGCCAGCCCATCGGCCTGGAAAACGGAGCCAGCCCGCCAGCCGAGTGGTTCCAGCGCGCCCAGGGCTCCGGGCTGCGCCAGCCCGACAGCGAGGCGGAAGGCGGCGAGAGGAACTTCAAAGTGAATCTGCACTGCAAGCACTCGCGGCCAAG AGAACTCAAGTGTAACAGCCGGAGCAGCAAGGCCGAGG GTCCATGCATCGGCTTCCCCGACACCCATGTCAGCAACTGTTCCACCAAGAGGCACCCGGGGGAGGAGGAGTTCAGGATGCGTGTGAAGCCCCCAGGCCCAGTGGTGACGTCTGGTGCCATCCGCAGCTCACCTGACTACGTCCGCGAGCCCAAGTTCTACCAGGCAGGGCATCCTGGGCAGAGGCCGGCAGCGTGCCCGGCAGAGAAGGCCTTATCCTGCAGCGTGCTGAGCTTCCCTGAGGGTTCCTGCCCGGCGCTGGGCCGGGAGCACCAGTCCAGCTCGCTGCTCCATGGGGACCCGGCTGACAGGAGCCAGAGCCTCCACGCCCTTGGTCCCACCAAGGGAGAGGACTTCTCCTCGGCCAACGCTCTGGGCTGCGCCAGCGACCCCCGGATCCTGGTGGGGGGCCTGGATGAGACAGCCATCCACGACCGCGCCCCCAAGACCTTCTCCAATGCGACGTTGGCCTCCGGCCGCTGCAACGTCGACAACATCGTCTCGCTGCTGAAGAGCAAGTGCGGTAACGGGCGAATCAACCTCCACCCGGTGGTGCAGCTGATCGACATCATGAAGGACCTCAACCGGCTCTCCGAGGACCTGAAGAACAGCGGCGTCCACCTGGACTGCGGCAGCCTGCGGCTCACCAACCACCCGGCCCCCGGCGAGGAGAGCCGGACGCCGGCCAGCACCGGGGACCGAGATCTCCAGTACAGCTTCTTCTCCTCGGCCACGCTGGCCAACAGCATTCGCAGCCCGGAGGAGAGGGTGGGACAGTGCAACGCCAAACCCGAGCCGCTCCGGCAGACTCACTCTGCCCTCtctgaggaggagatggaggggggcagggaaagtcCCCAGCTGCCAGGATGCCAGAGCAGCGCTGCCCCGGCCTTGAAGCCACCCAGCAACCCAGACGAAGCCAGCTGCTCCGAGCCAGACACCACGGATTACTCTGAGCTGGCTGACGCAGATATACTGAGCGAACTGGCCTCGCTGGGCTGTCCAGGGGCCCAGTTGCTGGAGACTCAATCTctggagccccagccccagtTGCTATCAGCCCAGGAGCTCGATTCCCAGTCCCAGTTACTAGATTCTCAATCTCTCGAGTCCCAGCCTCGGCTCCTAGATGCCCAGACTCTGGAGCCCCTGCCCGAGTCTCTGGAGCTGCAGAGTCTAGAGCCGCTGCCAGAGTCGCTGGGGCTCCAGTCTTTAGAGCCCTTGTCGGAGTCTCTGGAGCTCCAGTCTCTAGAGCCCTTGTCGGAGTCTCTGGAGCTCCAGGCCCTGGAGCCCCTGTCGGAGCCTCTGGGACTCCAGGGCCTGGACACTCTGCCCGAATCACTGGACCCGCAGCTCTTAGACTCCCAAGCCCAGCTGCTCGATCCCGAGGCCCAGTTACTGGACCCTCCGTCTCTAGGGCCCCTGCCCAAGTTGCTGGAGccgcagccccagctcctggtaGCCGAGCCCCTGGGGTCCCATGCGCTCCAGCCCCGCCTCGGTAGCTGCCGTCTGGGGGAGGTGATGAAGCGGGGCTCCTGCGCGGGGCggggcgcggggcggggcggggacgACCACCGGAAATACGCACTGCGCAGAACAGACAAACCAAAGATGCTCGGTCGCCGGcggcgggcggggcggggccggagggCGGAGGTGTCTGCCGAGAGCCGAGTCCTTCCCCTGGCCGTGCCAGCAGAGGTAGCGACGGGGCCGGCCGAGCCCAGCGTATCCATCCTGTTGGCAGCTCCCATCCCGGAGGCCGACGACGTCCAGAAGGCAGCCCTGCAGGCTAAGAAGGGCAAATGCCGCGGGGTGCGCAAGATGGTGGTGAAGATGGCCAAGATCCCCGTCTCCTTGGGGCGGAGGAACAAGACCACCTACAAGGTCTCCTCCCTCAGCAGCAACCTGAGCGTGGAGGGCAAGGAGCTGACGGCCCGCACGTCCATGGAGCCCACCCCGCTGCTGAAGATGAAGAACAATGGCCGCAATGTGGTGGTGGTCTTCCCCCCGGGGGAGATGCCCATCATCCTGAAGCGCAAACGGGGGCGGCCCCCCAAAAACCTGCTGCTGGGGCCAGGCAAGCCCAAGGAGCCCACCCCGGAGGTGAAGAAGAGGCGGAGGAGGAAGCAGAAACTGGCCTCGCCCCAGCCCTCCTACATCGCCGACACCAACGACAGCAAGGCCGACTACTCGGATGTGCTGGCCAAGTTGGCCTTCCTGAACcggcagagccagtgctcagggcgcTGCTCCCCACCACGCTGCTGGACCCCCAGCGAGCCCGAGTCCATCCACCAGGCCCCCGATACGCAGAGCATCTCCCACTTCCTGCACAGGGTGCAGGGCTTCCGCCGGCGCGGGGGCAAGGCGGGCGGCTTTGGTGGCCGGGGAGGGGGCCACGCCGCCCGCTCGTCCCGCTGTTCCTTCAGCGATTTCTTCGAGGGCATCGGGAAAAAGAAGAAGGCCCCCGCGGCCGTGCACGCCGACCCCGTCCACCCGCGCAAGAGGGGCCGGCCAGAGCCGGATCCCGTGGGGAAGCCCAAGCGGAAGAGGCGAGCTCGCAAGAACGGGGTTCTCTTTCCAGAGCAGAACCCCAGCCAGAACTTCAGTGACGGCACCTCGGAGTGGGCCGGGGACAAGGGGAGCCCATGGGCGCCCCACCACGGCCACCTCTCCAGCCAGGCGAGCAGGAATTGCAGCTACCAAGGGGCAGAGTCCCGGGCGTTCCACTCCTCGGCGCTGGAGTCCAGCTCTTCCAGCCGGGCCGGCTTCTTCACCGGGAGCAACCCATCCTCCCAGACGGAGGTCAACCAGGAGAGGCACAACCTCTTCACTGGCTACTTCCGCTCACTGTTGGACTCGGACGACTCCTCAGACCTGCTGGACTTTGCCCTGTCGGCCTCGCGGTCCGAGTCACGAAAGTCCTCAGCCACCTACACAGCCCCGCCCAACACCATGCCCAGCCAGCGGGGCCTGGCCTCCTACTCAGGCAGGAGCGCCAAAGTCACGCCCCCTGCCGCCGCCACCACCGAGGCACCCTTCCACGCGGTCATGCCGAGCCGGCAGTCCTTCTCCCACAGCCGGGCAGCCGGCTACGGGGTCTCCCAGGCCGCCTCGGATTGCCGCGGGGCCGACGCTTTCCAGAAGCTGGTGCCGCCCTCGGCCGTCTCCAGGTCGCCCACCACTCACCCCACCGCCACCGCCAGCTACGCCCAGTACGGCAGCTACGGCTCGGGGCAGAGCGTGACGCCCTCCAGCGTGTTCCAGCCAGGAAAGCAGTACCCCGCTGCCCAAGACTGTCCCAGCAACAAGGACTGCAGCTTCGCCTATGGCAGTGGGAACAGCCTCCCTTCGTCCCCCAGCAGCGCCCACAGCGCCGGCTATGCCCAGCAGACGGTGGGGCCTAGCTTGCCGCTCAGCAAGGCCTCCTTCTTCACCAGCTCCGAGCCGGGCCAGTTCTCCAGCTCCTCGCACACGCCCCTAAGGTGCGACAGCCGAGCCAGCACCGTGTCCCCCGGCGGCTACATGGTCCCCAAAGGTTCGGCTTCTTTCCAGCCCTCGTCCGAGAACTGCCGACAGTTCCCCAGCGCTGCCCAGTGGACTTTCCGACAAGGCTATGGTGGGCTGGACTGGAGCTCCGAGGCCTTCAGCCAGCTCTATAACCCGGGCTTCGAGTGCCACATCAATGAACCCAACGTCATCCTGGACATCTCCAACTACACCCCCCAGAAGGCCAAGCAGCAAACAGTCTCGGAGACCTTCTCTGAGTCCTCCTCCGACAGCACCCAGTTCAATCAGCCGGCCGGGTACAGGCGGGCCAACAGCGAGGCCTCGTCCAGCGAAGGCCAGTCCAGCCTGTCCAGCCTGGAGAAGCTCATGATGGACTGGAACGAGGCCTCCTCGGCCCCGGGTTACAACTGGAATCAGAGCGTCCTGTTCCAAAGCAGCTCCAAGCCCGGGCGGGGAAGGCGGAAGAAGGTGGACATGTTTGACGCCTCCCATCTgaacttctcctcctcttcctcctcctcctcggtgTATCCCTCCAAGAGAAGCACGGGGCCCAGGCAACCGCGGGGCTCCCGGGGGGCCTGCGCCTCCAAGAAGGAGCGGGGCACGGGGAAGGCCAAGTTCCCCACCAAAGCCCAGCAGGTCAACGCGCTGTTTCAAGAGAGCACGGACTTGGGGCTGGATTATTACAGCGGCgacagcagcatgtccccgctcccctcccagtccCGGGGCTTCGGGCTCGGCGAGCGAGAGCCGGGCGACTACGCTGGGCCCTACTCCATGAACCCCTCCACCCCTTCCGACGGGACCTTCGTCCAAGGCTTTCAGAGCGATTCCCCCGGCCTGGGCCAGACGGACTTGGAGAGCAAACACTTCCCCGCCCTGCCGCACCAGCTGGCCGCCCCGGCCCAGCAGACGGTGTTCGAAGCCAGCTTGCAGAAAGTCTTCTCGCCCAACTGCTCCCCGACCCTGGCCTTCAAGGAGGACCTGCGGCCGAGCGACATCCGCAAGCTGCCGGCCTGCGAATCACTCAAGCACAGCATGCCGGGGAGCGGCCTGGCTCACCCCGCGCACATGGCCTGCCGAGACCTCCCCATGCCTCAGCCCCTCTACGACTCCCCCAGCTGCAAAAACCCCAGCTACTGGTACTCCCCCAACTCCAGCACCAGGAGCCCCCCCTACGAAAACAAACCCGGGGCCAGCCTGCTGGTGGACTTCATGGGGAGGGCTGACGCCTCCTGCCTCAACCCCCACCTGAGCAACCCCTCCAAGGGCGAGAAGGAGCCCCTCGAGATGGCCCGGGCTCACCACCGGGGGGCGTACGCTTGCCCCTTAATGAATGACTTGAATATCTCCCCAGTACCGAGAGACTCTATGCTGCAGCTGCAGGACAACTACAG AGCTAATTTAGCCAGCACTTTTTCTGGAACACTTTTCAAGTTCTGTATTTAA